The sequence below is a genomic window from Dictyostelium discoideum AX4 chromosome 5 chromosome, whole genome shotgun sequence.
TTTAAGATTAAGAGGTGGTATGCAAATCTTTGTTAAAACTCTCACTGGTAAAACCATCACCTTGGAAGTCGAAGGTAGTGATAACATTGAAAATGTCAAAGCCAAAATCCAAGACAAAGAAGGTATTCCACCAGATCAACAACGTCTCATTTTCGCTGGTAAACAATTAGAAGATGGCCGTACTCTCTCTGATTACAACATCCAAAAAGAATCCACTCTCCATTTAGTTCTCAGATTAAGAGGTGGTATGCAAATCTTTGTAAAAACCTTGACTGGTAAGACCATCACATTGGAAGTCGAAGGTTCTGATAACATTGAAAATGTCAAAGCCAAAATTCAAGACAAAGAAGGTATTCCACCAGATCAACAAAGATTAATTTTCGCTGGTAAACAATTAGAAGATGGTCGTACTCTCTCTGACTACAATATTCAAAAGGAATCCACTCTCCATTTAGTTCTCAGATTAAGAGGTGGTATGCAAATCTTTGTTAAAACTTTAACAGGTAAAACTATCACCTTGGAAGTCGAAGGTAGTGATAACattgaaaatgttaaagCCAAAATCCAAGACAAAGAAGGTATTCCACCAGATCAACAACGTCTCATTTTCGCTGGTAAACAATTAGAAGATGGTCGTACTCTCTCTGATTACAACATTCAAAAGGAATCCACTCTCCATTTAGTTCTCAGATTAAGAGGTGGTAACTAAGTTTTGGTGCCAGAgtgaataataaataaaaaaaaaaaaaatttttaactcaaataaaaaccaatctaataataaatttattattattattttcacctAAAAAAacacatttatttatttattttttatacacattaaattttttttgaatatttaataaataatttttgaagaGAATCACATTCTTTTACTTTTGTTGTTATTGGATTCCAAGTTAtaactttatcaatttttttaaataattcactATTAATATCACCAATGAAGTGAGCAGTAAAATAAGAATCTTTTGTATTGACCCTTATTTGATTGGTCGGTGTTGGTTTTGgtgattttaattcattaaaaattgcaagtaaaattttttgatcatTATCATCCATTGTTACATATGCGCCATTTGAATCTCCATTATCAGCCTTCAAAAGATTTCTTTGATAAATGTatactaatttattatttaatttaaattcaactgAAAGTTCGGtttgattctttaaattatgaAAGATACAAATAACCTTtccaaatgatttttttgaaGTATCATTATGTGACCCTCCCAATAATAGTTTATCTATTTCATCAAAATTCCAAATAACATCAGCTGATGCGTTGTAATTTATATCAcctaataaatttgattttacgATTGTAATactatttaaaacaattaaaaataataaaaatattaaaattttataataataattcattttgtttttttttttattagttttctttagtttatttatttatttttattttctatcttttaaaattttttattatttttaaatatttaacaaagataaaaaaaaaagaattgttttttttttttcaaataaaaagaaattattttgcttaaaaaaaattattttttaaattattatttttattattattgtttttatttattatcattaacctatttttgtttatatgtgtggtttatttttgataataaaaataaatttaataattcccTTATATAGAAATTTAAACGTGgaaatgtttatttttttttattattttaatatcgattaatattttataagaagaggaatatttttattacattattttatttttattttattttttttatttttatttttattttttttattttatgattattttttgtttgtttttagattgtttttatttttagagtGGTGGTGGggtgaattttttttttttttttttttttttttttttgattaagaTGATGGTAGTAATTCTAAATCAGTCATTAATAAAATGTGGTCGGACGCCAATGTTAGGGATGGTAGCATCTTATAATCTTGTTTTTCACCAATTTCTAAAACATTGTTAACTTTAAATCTATCTTTTGAGACAAATATTTGATCAATATTGCCTGTAAATGCTCCTataagtaaataaaaaataaaataaaaaaaacaaataaaataaaaaaataaaaaaatataaaatataaaatgaataaaaacaaataataatggtaataataatgataatgataatgatagtaatgatattaataataatattattattattaatattattattaataataataataaaaacaataaaaataataagtatttataataaaaaaataaaaaaaaattagtaaataaaaaagaataattataattataataaaataatgataataataataataataataataataaaaacaataacaataatttataaaaatatttacttgaaacaattgtaaattttgGTTCACCATCTGGTCTTAAACTATAAGaacttaaaaaattaaaatcatgtttaattgatttaatttctgGATGATTATCAAATTGAGAAGAATTAAAAGCCGGTGGATATTTACCAGCCAATGTTAAATGATGATCATCATTCATCATTAAACCCTTGGTCATAAAATTATAACAACTATCATCAGGGGAACTATTAAAATCACCACAAACCACGATtggaatattattttctaatttatttacttgaatgaaatttgataaaatcaTTGTGaacaaatgaatttgaaCACATTGAATATGATAATTATAACCTTGAGAGCCCCAATACATATGTTTTGAAACGACTATCATCTTTTGTTTAGTTTGTTTATCCTGTAGTAACACCAATGCATGATGAACATGATGTGATGAATGTTCAAGGAAATGAGTTATACatgatttataaattggatcttgaattaaaatttcaaccaATTCCTTTTTCAATAGTTTTTGATCGGgtctatttaattttgtataATCAATTTCCAAACCTTGTAATAAGTTGAATCTATcctttttgaaaaatatgaAACAACCTTCACgataactattattaaaaccacCCATTGTAGTTTGTGGTGATTCATTGGAATCATTAGCATAGGATGGGTAATAGTCATAACCGCCACGTACATTCatctctttaaataattgccAATATAATCTATCAACTTCTTGTGTACCAACTATATCTGCTTTATATTGTAATATCTGTTCAATTAACAAGTAACTTCTATAAGAATTCCAACGTAATGAATAACTTGCTGAGTGAGTATACCAACTATCTGAAACATAACAATCTgctaatatattatattgtATAATTCtatattgattattaatattattattattattatttaatggttcatttatttttaataattctctactcttttcaaataaaattttatgtttatattcaattattattggtatttcattatcattattattactattattagatgatgttgatgatgatgatgatgatttattaaataattttgaaaatatattatttgatttattttcatgttgttcaaaaattaatggtgatattttaatttcaaatattaattctttacCTGAATGTTCTTTTTTTGGTGTAAATGAAATAGTTGGCGctgatgaattatttgaataatgtAACaacttttcaatattttcaccATCTATCATCCATTTTGAAGATATAATTGCTTTactatattttaattttgaattttgatttttaaatgtaaaaataaatggtaCATATGTAATTGGTTTTCCTGGGATAATACTAAAACTTTTTTCTGCTtctccaaatttaaaattttctggtaatataattttaagtGGTTCTTCTTTaacttttgattttgttacAATTGTTGATTGGGGTGGTAGGGGTGGTGGgggtggtggtgttgatgatgatggtaactcttcattttttattgaattttctGTAGTTgtaatattgtttttatctGTTTCTTCCATATCTATTAGTGTtgagataaaattaaataaaaaaaaattaaaaacccattaattaaaaaattaaaaaattaggaaaaaaaaaaaaaaaaaaatttaaaaaaaaaaattcaaagaaaatattttttttatttttagatatttaaaattaataaaattttttttttttttttttaattcccaAATTTGTTGTAtgggttttaaaaaataaaattaagaaacctgaaaaaaaaaaaaatgaaaactgtcaaaaaaaaaaatatattaaataagaTATTTAGTTATCAAgtgttttaattgattaaaaaattgggaaaaaaaaaattttaaaaaaatatctttttttttttttaattttttaatttttttttttttttttttatttttttttttatgtttaaaaACTGAAAATAAGATGGAACCCATGGCAACAGTAACActtaaagatattaaagaAGCACAtaaaagaattgaaaaatatatacATAAAACACCTGTACTCACAAACTCTACAATCAATGAGTTAGCAGGTAAAGagttatattttaaatgtgaaaatttacaaaaaacagtaagtggtaataaaaaaataaaaaaaaaataaaataaaaaaacatttggtgttaaatctattttttttttttttttttttttagggaaGTTTTAAAATGCGTGGTGCATGTAATGCAATTTTTTCATTAGATGAAGAAGAGTTAAGTAAAGGTGTTGTAACTCATAGTAGTGGTAATCATGGTCAAGCATTATCATATGCATCAAAAGTTAGATGTGTAAAATGTTATGTAGTTGTACCAGAGGATGCACCATCAGTTAAATTGAATGCTATTTGTGGATATGGAGCAACTGTTACAAAATGTAAAGCAACATTGGAAGCAAGAGA
It includes:
- a CDS encoding endonuclease/exonuclease/phosphatase domain-containing protein encodes the protein MEETDKNNITTTENSIKNEELPSSSTPPPPPPLPPQSTIVTKSKVKEEPLKIILPENFKFGEAEKSFSIIPGKPITYVPFIFTFKNQNSKLKYSKAIISSKWMIDGENIEKLLHYSNNSSAPTISFTPKKEHSGKELIFEIKISPLIFEQHENKSNNIFSKLFNKSSSSSSTSSNNSNNNDNEIPIIIEYKHKILFEKSRELLKINEPLNNNNNNINNQYRIIQYNILADCYVSDSWYTHSASYSLRWNSYRSYLLIEQILQYKADIVGTQEVDRLYWQLFKEMNVRGGYDYYPSYANDSNESPQTTMGGFNNSYREGCFIFFKKDRFNLLQGLEIDYTKLNRPDQKLLKKELVEILIQDPIYKSCITHFLEHSSHHVHHALVLLQDKQTKQKMIVVSKHMYWGSQGYNYHIQCVQIHLFTMILSNFIQVNKLENNIPIVVCGDFNSSPDDSCYNFMTKGLMMNDDHHLTLAGKYPPAFNSSQFDNHPEIKSIKHDFNFLSSYSLRPDGEPKFTIVSRAFTGNIDQIFVSKDRFKVNNVLEIGEKQDYKMLPSLTLASDHILLMTDLELLPSS